Proteins found in one Balaenoptera ricei isolate mBalRic1 chromosome 18, mBalRic1.hap2, whole genome shotgun sequence genomic segment:
- the LOC132352422 gene encoding nebulin-like, which translates to MIISSEPQSRQCETTCEECLPNPCETARKNESYESKITVVQDTPEILRVKENQKNFSSVLYKEDVSPGTAIGKTPEMMRVKQTQDHISSVKYKEAVGQGTPIPDLPEVKRVKETQKHISSVLYKENLGTSIPTPVTPEVERAKHNQENFSSVLYSDSFRKQIQGKAAYVLDMPEMRRVREIQRHISTVKYHEDFEKHKGCFTPVVIDPITERVKKNTQDFSDINYRGIQRKVVEMEQKRNDQDQETTTGLRVWRTNPGSVFDYDPAEDNIQSQSLHMINAQAQRRSREQSRSASALSVSSGEEKSEHSEDAHLSTYSDGGVFFSATSPAYKHAKTTELPQQRSSSVATQQTMVSSIPSHPSTAGKIFHVMYDYMAADADEVSFKDGDAIVNVQAVDEGWIYGTVQRTGRTSMLPANYVEAI; encoded by the coding sequence atgaTAATTAGTTCAGAACCTCAGTCCAGACAATGTGAAACTACCTGTGAGGAATGCCTTCCAAACCCATGTGAAACTGCCAGGAAAAATGAGTCTTATGAGTCTAAAATTACAGTTGTTCAAGACACACCAGAAATACTGCGtgttaaagaaaatcaaaagaatttcAGCTCGGTTTTATATAAAGAAGATGTCTCACCAGGAACGGCGATTGGAAAGACACCTGAGATGATGAGAGTGAAGCAAACCCAGGACCATATTAGCTCGGTGAAGTATAAGGAGGCGGTTGGACAAGGAACCCCCATCCCAGACCTGCCTGAAGTGAAGCGCGTCAAGGAGACACAGAAGCACATCAGCTCGGTTTTGTACAAAGAAAACTTGGGAACAAGCATTCCAACCCCTGTCACTCCAGAGGTTGAGAGAGCCAAACACAATCAAGAGAACTTTAGCTCGGTGCTTTATTCTGATAGCTTCCGGAAACAAATACAAGGCAAAGCTGCCTATGTCTTGGACATGCCAGAGATGAGACGGGTGAGGGAGATCCAACGCCACATCTCAACGGTGAAATATCATGAAGACTTCGAGAAACACAAGGGTTGCTTCACACCAGTGGTGATAGACCCCATCACTGAACGAGTAAAGAAGAACACACAGGACTTCAGTGACATTAACTACCGAGGTATTCAGAGAAAAGTGGTAGAAATGGAACAAAAACGGAATGACCAGGATCAGGAAACTACTACAGGTTTACGTGTCTGGCGTACAAATCCTGGCTCAGTTTTTGACTATGATCCAGCAGAAGACAACATTCAGTCCCAAAGCTTACACATGATTAATGCACAAGCTCAGCGCCGGAGCCGGGAGCAGTCTCGATCTGCCAGCGCGCTGAGCGTCAGCAGCGGCGAGGAGAAGTCTGAGCATTCAGAAGATGCCCACCTCTCCACCTACAGCGACGGGGGCGTCTTCTTCTCTGCAACCTCACCAGCTTACAAACATGCAAAAACCACAGAGCTCCCACAGCAACGATCATCTTCAGTTGCTACCCAGCAGACAATGGTATCCTCCATCCCATCTCATCCATCTACTGCTGGAAAAATCTTCCATGTCATGTATGACTATATGGCTGCAGATGCAGATGAGGTGTCCTTCAAAGATGGAGATGCCATTGTAAACGTTCAAGCTGTTGATGAAGGTTGGATATATGGCACCGTGCAGAGGACTGGCAGAACCAGCATGCTCCCAGCCAACTATGTTGAAGCTATTTAG